One Diabrotica virgifera virgifera chromosome 3, PGI_DIABVI_V3a genomic window carries:
- the LOC126882620 gene encoding uncharacterized protein LOC126882620 yields MAEVGDEVDRLKQELEKAREEVCKLQDERQRVAQNELNYLRKEMEELRMAGNRRVEMIGAREVKEWCGSEGEMSVEEFVERVEMLQQINGWTEQNTADLVRRRMIGESAEFLRNATSQKQEGWTWKEIKGLLLQRFGVKKDRVEEMAKLMNIRRKEGENYRRFADRCRTAALYVVKEYEKEEEKQVANEIREEMILGVFMEGLNSEVRRVVKARKGVNTLTVVLDMLKDIGEEGDRKRVRKVRKELEEEEANSSGSEESFATVVSNSSERRGIRRIEGEKKEGFVKMNRADAIVAGGSKWHDRANPAGEVQGERQRSLRRIPYTPCRRCGQVGHWTRECTIHMGNQKSGESRWKPEEGTRVGKRASNEECFQCGRPGHFINTCPQTICDNCGYGGHVWRQCQNTGTSARRGPFSRRQRPWESDKSDRGVEEYASLAGRRAESRSVSPN; encoded by the coding sequence ATGGCGGAAGTTGGTGACGAGGTAGATAGGTTGAAACAAGAGTTAGAAAAGGCGAGGGAGGAAGTATGCAAGTTACAAGATGAGAGACAGAGGGTCGCACAAAACGAACTGAACTATTTGAGGAAGGAAATGGAAGAACTGAGAATGGCCGGAAATAGGAGGGTGGAAATGATAGGTGCCAGAGAGGTGAAAGAATGGTGTGGTAGCGAAGGAGAGATGAGTGTAGAGGAGTTTGTTGAGAGAGTAGAGATGTTGCAGCAAATTAATGGGTGGACTGAGCAGAACACAGCTGATTTGGTGAGACGAAGAATGATTGGCGAGTCGGCAGAATTTTTGCGAAATGCGACGAGTCAGAAGCAAGAGGGATGGACATGGAAGGAGATAAAAGGGTTGCTATTGCAGCGGTTTGGGGTGAAAAAAGACAGAGTGGAGGAAATGGCGAAACTAATGAACATCCGACGGAAGGAGGGGGAAAATTATCGGAGATTCGCTGATAGGTGTAGAACAGCGGCGCTCTATGTTGTGAAAGAATATGAGAAAGAAGAGGAAAAGCAAGTAGCGAATGAGATTCGAGAGGAGATGATCTTGGGAGTATTCATGGAGGGTTTAAATAGCGAGGTACGACGTGTGGTGAAGGCTAGGAAGGGAGTAAATACCCTGACGGTGGTATTGGATATGTTGAAGGACATAGGAGAGGAAGGTGACCGGAAAAGAGTAAGGAAGGTGAGGAAGGAACtagaggaagaagaagcaaacAGCAGCGGTTCTGAGGAGAGCTTTGCGACGGTAGTAAGCAATAGCAGCGAGCGAAGAGGAATTCGGCGGATCGAAGGTGAGAAGAAGGAAGGATTTGTAAAGATGAACCGCGCAGATGCTATAGTAGCGGGCGGGAGTAAATGGCATGATAGGGCGAATCCGGCTGGAGAAGTGCAAGGAGAGCGGCAGAGATCACTGCGCAGAATACCGTACACCCCATGTAGGAGGTGTGGACAGGTTGGTCACTGGACACGGGAGTGCACGATACATATGGGCAACCAGAAGAGTGGAGAGTCACGTTGGAAACCGGAAGAAGGAACACGGGTGGGGAAAAGGGCGAGCAACGAAGAATGCTTTCAGTGTGGGCGACCGGGGCACTTTATAAACACATGTCCACAGACCATATGCGATAATTGTGGATATGGCGGTCACGTGTGGAGACAGTGCCAAAATACTGGAACATCCGCGAGGAGGGGCCCATTTTCGCGGCGACAACGGCCATGGGAATCAGATAAGTCAGACAGGGGGGTGGAAGAGTATGCGAGCCTAGCCGGAAGACGGGCTGAAAGCCGTAGCGTTTCCCCAAACTAG